In one Zobellia galactanivorans genomic region, the following are encoded:
- a CDS encoding mechanosensitive ion channel family protein, whose product MINDFFNENYQSLLLLLGTLTILMVAYFLLIKVLRKLGKNPKYLIPPSSVKQVSKPIFLILFSILLRMGSLRQLLNLTHLEFYFRKASTLLFIFAFTWLVIKVIKIVKQHVMHTYDMNTTNNLRARKVATQFNILERIVIFIIIILAVGIALMSFDGIREIGVSIFASAGLAGIIIGFSAQKMIGTILAGIQIAIAQPIKLDDVVVVEGEWGRIEEIMLTYVVVKIWDKRRLILPTTYFIETPFQNWTKSSADILGSVFLYTDYSVPFDALREELTRILKNTELWDGEVNNIQVTDSKPNHIEIRALMSAKDSSTAWDLRVLVREKLITFLQQNYPDSLARTRLQIENMEGRENTTRE is encoded by the coding sequence ATGATAAATGATTTTTTCAACGAAAACTATCAATCGCTCCTTCTACTTTTAGGAACCCTGACCATCTTGATGGTGGCCTATTTCCTATTGATCAAAGTACTTCGGAAATTGGGGAAAAATCCAAAATATCTCATCCCGCCATCTTCGGTAAAGCAGGTAAGTAAACCTATTTTTCTCATTCTATTTTCCATATTGCTCAGAATGGGTTCCTTAAGGCAATTGCTCAACCTAACCCACCTCGAATTTTATTTTCGAAAGGCCAGCACCCTCCTTTTTATTTTCGCTTTTACATGGCTTGTGATCAAAGTAATCAAGATCGTCAAGCAACATGTCATGCACACCTACGACATGAATACCACCAATAACCTCAGGGCCCGAAAGGTCGCTACGCAATTCAACATACTGGAGCGCATCGTGATTTTTATCATCATTATTCTTGCGGTGGGTATCGCCCTTATGAGCTTTGACGGCATCCGTGAAATTGGGGTAAGTATATTTGCATCGGCAGGACTTGCAGGGATTATCATTGGTTTTTCCGCCCAAAAAATGATTGGTACTATTCTAGCGGGGATTCAAATCGCCATCGCCCAACCCATTAAATTAGACGATGTTGTTGTGGTCGAAGGCGAATGGGGACGTATAGAGGAAATTATGTTGACCTATGTGGTCGTGAAGATTTGGGACAAAAGGCGACTGATATTGCCGACTACCTATTTTATAGAAACTCCCTTTCAGAACTGGACCAAGTCCTCCGCCGACATTTTAGGTTCCGTTTTTTTATACACCGATTATTCGGTGCCTTTTGATGCCTTACGGGAAGAACTCACCCGGATCCTCAAAAACACAGAGCTTTGGGACGGGGAGGTCAACAATATCCAGGTTACCGATTCTAAGCCCAACCACATTGAAATCAGGGCCCTTATGAGTGCCAAGGATTCTTCCACAGCATGGGACCTTCGTGTCCTCGTTCGCGAAAAATTGATTACCTTCTTACAGCAAAATTACCCTGACAGTCTGGCCCGTACACGCCTGCAAATAGAAAATATGGAGGGCCGGGAAAATACAACCCGCGAATAG
- the hemH gene encoding ferrochelatase, producing the protein MKGVLLVNLGSPDSPTAKDVKPYLDEFLMDERVIDVPNWLRNILVRGIILQTRPKKSAEAYAKIWWEEGSPLIVISERFTEKLKEHSDMPIALGMRYGSMTIKNALKELNDKGVDEVLLVPLYPHYAMSSYETVVVKVMEEQERFFPDMKLTTLPPFYKNPEYIRVLSEKIAESLEGFDYDHILFSYHGIPERHIRKSDPTRFHCKIDGKCCQTNSVAHNTCYRHQCFDTTESVKAYLNLPADKVSNSFQSRLPNDPWLKPYTDFEFERFPKEGIKNLAVITPAFVADCLETLEEIAMEGQHQFQEAGGEGYKHIPCLNESDSWVKVMASWIKDWQETGALPA; encoded by the coding sequence ATGAAAGGAGTTTTATTGGTCAATTTGGGTTCTCCCGACAGTCCCACGGCAAAAGATGTAAAGCCTTATCTCGACGAGTTTTTAATGGACGAACGTGTTATTGACGTGCCCAATTGGTTGCGAAACATCTTGGTGCGCGGAATTATTTTGCAGACCCGTCCGAAGAAATCGGCGGAGGCTTACGCTAAAATATGGTGGGAAGAAGGGTCCCCTTTGATCGTTATTTCGGAAAGATTTACCGAGAAATTAAAGGAGCATTCCGATATGCCGATAGCTTTGGGAATGCGCTATGGCAGTATGACCATAAAAAATGCCTTGAAAGAGCTGAATGATAAAGGGGTAGATGAGGTATTGTTGGTTCCTTTATATCCGCACTATGCCATGTCATCTTATGAAACGGTCGTGGTTAAGGTAATGGAAGAGCAAGAACGGTTTTTCCCCGACATGAAGCTGACCACGCTTCCTCCTTTTTATAAAAATCCCGAGTACATTCGTGTGCTTTCAGAAAAAATTGCCGAAAGCCTTGAGGGCTTCGACTACGATCATATTCTGTTTTCGTACCACGGTATTCCCGAACGACATATTCGTAAGTCTGACCCTACCCGTTTTCATTGCAAAATAGACGGGAAGTGCTGCCAAACGAATTCCGTGGCACACAACACCTGTTACCGCCATCAGTGTTTTGATACCACCGAATCGGTCAAGGCGTATTTGAACCTTCCGGCCGACAAGGTCAGTAACTCGTTCCAATCGCGTCTTCCGAACGACCCTTGGTTAAAACCGTATACCGATTTTGAATTTGAACGTTTTCCTAAGGAAGGAATAAAGAATTTGGCGGTTATCACACCGGCCTTTGTTGCCGATTGTTTAGAGACCTTGGAGGAAATCGCCATGGAGGGCCAACATCAATTTCAGGAAGCTGGTGGTGAGGGTTACAAGCATATTCCCTGTTTGAACGAAAGTGATTCTTGGGTCAAGGTTATGGCTTCTTGGATCAAAGATTGGCAAGAAACGGGGGCCTTACCCGCATAA
- a CDS encoding MATE family efflux transporter codes for MAKVSAEQLGLEPIGKLLVRQALPASIGILVMSLNILVDSIFVGNWIGSIAIAAINVVLPVSFFIGALGMAIGIGGASIISRALGADNYAKAIKTFGNQITLTLLITVAMVALGLYYVDSLIPAFGGKGAIFEPAKIYYTIVLYGVPFLAFCMMGNTVIRAEGKPKFAMIAMIIPSVGNLVMDYVFIYIFDWGMEGAAWATTIGNVLCAAYIFYFFLSKKSELKLTPACFRLDLPIIKEIGSLGFVTLSRQATTSVVYLLMNNILFGLGGEAMVAVYAIVGRMLMFALFPIFGVTQGFLPIAGFNYGAKKYQRVRESINTAIKYASLLAAIVFIGLMGFPKEIASLFLSDRAGQSAHDLAANAYVLEHIPLAMRLVFAATPIIALQLIGAAYFQAIGKAIPALLLTLSRQGFFFIPLILVLPNYFGELGVWLSFPIADVLATIVTGFYLRKEIKNTLVAKGA; via the coding sequence ATGGCTAAAGTATCGGCAGAACAGTTAGGATTGGAGCCAATAGGGAAACTATTGGTGAGACAGGCTTTACCTGCTTCTATTGGTATCTTGGTAATGTCGCTCAATATACTGGTCGATTCGATTTTTGTGGGCAACTGGATCGGTTCCATTGCCATTGCGGCCATCAATGTGGTACTTCCGGTTTCCTTTTTTATCGGTGCATTGGGTATGGCTATCGGCATCGGTGGTGCGAGTATTATCTCTAGGGCGCTTGGGGCGGACAATTACGCAAAGGCCATTAAGACTTTCGGAAACCAGATTACCCTAACCCTTTTGATTACCGTTGCAATGGTAGCACTGGGGCTTTATTATGTCGATTCGCTCATACCGGCTTTCGGAGGAAAAGGAGCGATTTTTGAACCCGCTAAAATTTACTATACCATTGTCTTGTACGGGGTGCCGTTTTTGGCGTTTTGTATGATGGGAAACACGGTTATCCGTGCCGAAGGAAAACCAAAGTTTGCCATGATCGCCATGATCATTCCTTCTGTGGGTAATCTTGTGATGGACTACGTATTCATCTATATATTCGATTGGGGTATGGAAGGTGCGGCTTGGGCCACCACTATCGGTAATGTACTTTGCGCAGCCTATATCTTTTACTTTTTTCTATCGAAAAAATCGGAATTGAAACTGACACCGGCCTGTTTTCGGTTGGATTTGCCCATAATCAAGGAAATAGGTTCTTTGGGTTTTGTGACCTTGTCCCGCCAGGCTACTACAAGTGTGGTTTATCTCTTGATGAACAATATATTGTTCGGCCTTGGAGGTGAAGCTATGGTTGCGGTCTATGCCATCGTTGGCCGTATGCTGATGTTTGCCCTATTTCCAATATTCGGGGTTACCCAAGGTTTTCTGCCCATTGCCGGTTTCAACTACGGCGCAAAAAAATACCAAAGGGTACGAGAGTCGATCAACACGGCCATCAAATACGCATCGCTATTGGCGGCTATCGTTTTTATCGGTCTTATGGGCTTTCCAAAGGAAATAGCCTCTTTGTTCTTGAGCGATAGGGCCGGCCAATCGGCACATGATTTGGCGGCCAATGCCTATGTTTTGGAACATATTCCCTTGGCCATGCGATTGGTGTTCGCCGCAACTCCCATTATAGCCTTACAATTGATAGGTGCGGCCTATTTTCAGGCCATCGGAAAGGCCATACCGGCCTTACTGCTAACACTATCGCGACAAGGCTTCTTCTTTATCCCGCTTATATTGGTTTTACCGAATTACTTCGGGGAACTGGGGGTCTGGCTTTCCTTTCCCATAGCGGATGTTTTGGCTACCATAGTAACCGGATTTTATCTGAGAAAGGAAATCAAGAATACCTTGGTCGCCAAGGGAGCTTAA
- a CDS encoding alpha/beta hydrolase family protein, with translation MKNPVPVFLKNTCTITALLLFLCATLSLQAQDFLYGDALPDAPQLAERGDYTVGVRTLELIHKDQVDILNSKGGKDPLYDRPLTIEVWYPSEAPDKKGNTVIYEDVMGTRGDSLRPLIPFSFKGKAYRDATPKATTEGYPLIVVSHGYVGSRYLMTYLTENLASKGYVVVSIDHTDSTFKDANAFQSTLLNRAKDIQFVINTIADKGSSSSKDQLSGMVDSENIGIVGYSMGGYGVLNVAGAGYSDGLTAFFGQMTGGSTAISALAASNASYQKQIDPRIKAVVAFAPWGMERGVWDANGLGGLKKPTLFVAGDQDDISGYEKGIKAIYKGAVNADRYLLTYKNARHNVAPNPPPAEALQPGLHIDEYYRYAEPSWDQRKINNINQHFLTAFLGIYLKNADYSAYLSLPKESNDQDWHGFKPRSSTGMQLLHAKASEANMKQ, from the coding sequence ATGAAAAACCCAGTTCCCGTTTTCTTGAAAAACACCTGTACGATTACAGCCCTACTCCTGTTTTTATGCGCGACCCTTAGCTTACAAGCACAGGACTTTCTATACGGCGATGCCCTCCCCGATGCCCCACAACTGGCGGAAAGGGGCGATTATACCGTTGGCGTACGCACCCTTGAGCTGATCCATAAGGACCAGGTCGATATCTTAAATTCAAAAGGAGGAAAAGACCCTTTGTACGACCGACCGCTCACCATAGAGGTTTGGTACCCTTCAGAAGCTCCTGACAAGAAAGGAAATACGGTAATCTATGAAGATGTAATGGGTACCCGTGGTGATTCTTTACGCCCCTTGATCCCTTTCTCCTTTAAAGGTAAGGCCTATCGTGATGCGACACCCAAGGCCACGACCGAGGGCTATCCCCTAATTGTAGTATCGCACGGCTATGTCGGATCTCGCTACCTGATGACCTATTTGACCGAAAACTTGGCTTCAAAAGGCTACGTTGTGGTCTCCATAGACCATACCGATTCTACCTTTAAAGATGCGAATGCTTTTCAAAGCACCTTGCTCAACCGGGCCAAAGACATCCAATTTGTCATCAATACGATTGCCGATAAGGGAAGCTCCTCGTCAAAGGACCAACTTTCTGGAATGGTAGATTCAGAAAATATAGGTATTGTGGGCTACTCCATGGGAGGTTACGGCGTGCTCAATGTGGCCGGTGCCGGTTATAGCGACGGCCTTACCGCCTTTTTCGGTCAGATGACCGGTGGAAGCACGGCCATATCGGCATTGGCGGCCAGCAACGCATCCTATCAAAAACAAATCGACCCCAGGATCAAGGCCGTAGTCGCCTTTGCCCCTTGGGGAATGGAACGCGGGGTTTGGGATGCCAATGGATTGGGCGGCCTAAAGAAACCCACACTATTTGTTGCGGGTGACCAAGACGACATATCAGGTTACGAAAAAGGAATCAAGGCTATTTACAAGGGAGCGGTCAATGCTGACCGATATTTGCTCACCTATAAGAATGCACGCCATAACGTAGCGCCCAATCCCCCTCCGGCCGAAGCATTACAACCCGGTTTGCATATCGATGAGTATTACCGATACGCAGAACCTTCTTGGGACCAACGCAAGATCAATAACATCAACCAACACTTTCTTACGGCTTTCTTGGGCATCTATCTAAAAAATGCCGATTACAGTGCGTATTTGAGCCTCCCCAAAGAATCGAACGACCAAGATTGGCACGGGTTCAAACCAAGGTCTTCAACAGGTATGCAGTTGTTGCACGCCAAGGCCTCGGAAGCCAACATGAAACAATAG
- a CDS encoding EcsC family protein yields the protein MKIENKKLAPDDLLTLHKAKQKMEQIGWAMQGLNKMGNLIESRIQLLPQKQRDRIQQITYKVLHTVVKSNLISMDKNAKTTPSNKLYKALVTSSGAIGGALGVTAFAVDLTLATKLMMRSIMDIARSEGEDLNSLDSQLACLQVFALGGKSKHDDHLDTGYYATRIAISSTVKGASGIAGKTLTSLLNTTGNPLLQLIAQVASRFSVQVSEKFVAQAIPIVGAAGGATINLAFIDHFQNMAHAHFSIRRLERKYGEDQIRLAYEELSITKI from the coding sequence TTGAAAATAGAGAACAAAAAATTGGCTCCTGATGACCTGCTCACCCTCCATAAGGCCAAGCAAAAAATGGAGCAAATCGGCTGGGCCATGCAAGGCCTCAACAAAATGGGCAACCTTATAGAAAGCCGCATTCAACTCCTTCCCCAAAAGCAACGTGACCGAATACAGCAAATTACCTACAAAGTGCTGCACACGGTGGTGAAGAGCAATCTGATCTCAATGGACAAAAACGCCAAAACCACGCCTTCGAACAAATTGTACAAGGCATTGGTGACCTCATCGGGCGCCATAGGAGGGGCCCTAGGCGTAACGGCCTTTGCGGTCGACCTTACACTGGCCACCAAGCTTATGATGCGTTCCATTATGGATATTGCCCGTAGTGAAGGCGAAGACCTGAACTCCCTCGATTCGCAATTAGCCTGCCTACAGGTTTTTGCCTTAGGAGGAAAAAGCAAACACGACGACCACCTTGACACCGGATATTACGCCACAAGAATAGCGATTAGCTCCACTGTTAAAGGAGCTAGTGGAATTGCCGGAAAAACACTGACCTCTCTTTTAAACACAACAGGAAACCCGCTTCTTCAATTGATTGCACAGGTCGCATCCCGTTTTAGTGTACAGGTCTCGGAAAAGTTCGTGGCACAAGCCATACCTATTGTAGGGGCGGCCGGTGGCGCTACGATCAACCTGGCATTTATCGACCACTTTCAAAATATGGCCCATGCCCATTTTAGTATCAGGCGGTTAGAGCGCAAATACGGGGAAGACCAAATTCGGTTAGCCTATGAAGAACTATCGATTACAAAAATTTAA
- a CDS encoding CopD family protein, whose protein sequence is MYEYVKALHLIFVITWFAGLFYIPRLFIYHIEASEKASPEREILTKQLQLMAKRLWYIITWPSAVLAVCFAVWLLILVPAWLQQPWMHVKLAFVLLLIVYHLKTHQIFKQLQRDEVKYSSKFMRIFNEGATLILFAIVFLVILKNAFNWVFGVVGIIVLGILLMLGIRLYKRIRAKNPKA, encoded by the coding sequence TTGTACGAATACGTTAAAGCCTTACATCTGATTTTTGTGATTACATGGTTCGCAGGTCTTTTCTATATACCTCGATTATTTATCTATCATATCGAAGCCTCGGAAAAAGCATCGCCCGAAAGGGAAATTCTGACCAAGCAGTTGCAGCTTATGGCCAAACGCCTTTGGTATATTATAACCTGGCCCTCGGCCGTATTGGCCGTATGTTTTGCCGTATGGTTATTGATTTTGGTCCCGGCATGGTTACAGCAACCTTGGATGCACGTAAAGCTCGCCTTTGTGCTTTTGTTGATTGTATACCACCTGAAGACGCACCAAATTTTTAAGCAGCTGCAACGCGATGAGGTCAAGTACAGTTCAAAGTTCATGCGTATATTCAATGAAGGGGCCACCCTTATTTTGTTCGCCATAGTCTTCTTGGTGATATTGAAGAATGCCTTTAATTGGGTATTCGGTGTGGTTGGCATTATCGTACTTGGTATTTTGTTGATGCTCGGTATTCGGTTGTATAAGCGTATCAGGGCTAAAAATCCGAAAGCATAG
- a CDS encoding sensor histidine kinase, translating to MILLVVVASILIAGVTVYQYKEQSEDYHRDRLERKEEQVRQSVDYVLKKTTYPVTTENLGMIFNEEIYQIANVQNQRLNIYDLDGQLIKSSRAIFEVDSIANCLDPYILERLETSPTKRFVDQKALAGDNYKASYTYINDKRFKPIGILNLPYYEDDSFNNMELREFLLRLAGVYFLMLLIAIGLAYFISTYITRSLQTISDMLGKTELRKRNQKILIDNPSEEIEKLVTAYNAMIDELEQSAVKLARSEREQAWREMAKQVAHEIKNPLTPMRLTVQSFERKFDPKDPNIASKVAEFSKSLIQQIDTMSSIASAFSNFAEMPAQQNETVNIVEIVRLALDIFNEDYIHFISQEEEIITKLDRTQLIRVVTNLVKNAIQAVPEVEAPRILVSVVSDGKYAEISVADNGIGIEDGFKEKIFEPKFTTKSSGMGLGLGMVKNIVETYNGYIGFTSKPGKGTVFTVKFPQVK from the coding sequence ATGATCCTACTTGTGGTCGTAGCTTCTATTCTGATTGCCGGCGTTACCGTGTATCAGTATAAGGAACAATCGGAAGATTACCACAGGGACCGATTGGAGCGTAAAGAGGAACAGGTACGCCAAAGCGTTGATTACGTGCTGAAGAAGACAACTTATCCGGTTACTACGGAAAACTTGGGAATGATTTTCAACGAAGAGATTTATCAAATCGCCAATGTCCAGAACCAAAGGCTCAACATATACGACCTAGACGGGCAATTGATCAAAAGCTCCCGTGCCATATTTGAGGTAGACTCGATAGCCAATTGTTTAGACCCTTATATCCTAGAGCGTTTGGAGACCAGTCCGACCAAACGCTTCGTAGACCAAAAAGCCTTGGCCGGAGACAACTATAAGGCTTCCTATACTTATATCAATGACAAACGGTTTAAACCGATTGGTATTTTAAACTTGCCCTATTACGAAGACGATTCGTTCAACAATATGGAACTCAGGGAGTTCTTGCTGCGTTTGGCCGGGGTTTATTTTCTGATGTTGCTTATTGCCATTGGCTTGGCCTATTTTATATCTACATATATTACCCGTTCGCTCCAGACGATTTCAGATATGTTGGGCAAGACCGAGCTGCGGAAAAGAAACCAAAAAATATTGATCGACAACCCCAGCGAGGAAATTGAGAAGTTGGTTACGGCCTATAATGCCATGATAGATGAGCTGGAACAAAGTGCTGTAAAATTGGCGCGTAGTGAAAGGGAGCAGGCCTGGCGTGAGATGGCCAAGCAGGTGGCCCATGAAATAAAGAATCCGTTGACCCCGATGCGCTTAACGGTACAGAGTTTCGAACGCAAGTTCGACCCTAAAGATCCTAACATTGCTAGCAAGGTGGCCGAGTTTTCAAAATCGCTAATACAGCAAATCGATACCATGAGCAGTATAGCCTCGGCCTTTTCCAACTTTGCCGAAATGCCTGCCCAGCAGAACGAAACGGTGAACATCGTTGAAATAGTACGCTTGGCCTTGGATATTTTTAATGAAGATTACATTCATTTTATTTCTCAGGAGGAAGAAATTATCACGAAATTAGACCGCACCCAGTTGATACGTGTGGTGACCAATTTGGTGAAAAATGCCATTCAGGCCGTTCCGGAAGTAGAAGCGCCCCGAATTTTGGTCTCGGTGGTCTCAGATGGAAAATATGCTGAAATTAGTGTGGCAGATAACGGTATAGGTATTGAAGACGGCTTCAAGGAGAAAATATTCGAACCAAAGTTTACCACAAAATCAAGTGGAATGGGCCTAGGCCTGGGCATGGTCAAAAATATAGTCGAAACCTATAACGGCTATATCGGATTTACCTCAAAACCCGGAAAAGGAACGGTATTTACGGTTAAATTCCCGCAGGTAAAATAA
- a CDS encoding enoyl-CoA hydratase/isomerase family protein: MKFNNILVNDKEATAIVTINRPTKLNALNRETIQELHDAFEALEKDKGVKVIILTGSGEKAFVAGADISEFADFSEKEGGKLSAKGHKLLFDFVENLSKPVIAAVNGFALGGGLELAMACHFRVASHNARMGLPEVSLGVIPGYGGTQRLPQLIGKGRAMELIMTASMIDVDRALGYGLVNHVVSQEQLIEFCQKLASKISNNSPVALSYAIKAVNAGFKNSNGYDEEIKAFGACFGTEDFKEGTSAFLEKRKADFPGE, translated from the coding sequence ATGAAATTCAATAACATCTTGGTAAATGATAAGGAGGCAACGGCGATAGTAACCATTAATCGCCCTACAAAACTGAATGCCCTGAACCGCGAGACCATTCAAGAGCTGCACGATGCGTTCGAGGCCTTGGAAAAAGATAAAGGGGTCAAAGTCATAATTTTAACGGGAAGTGGGGAAAAGGCATTTGTTGCAGGAGCCGATATTTCCGAATTTGCGGATTTTTCAGAAAAGGAGGGAGGTAAGTTGTCGGCCAAGGGTCATAAACTACTTTTCGATTTTGTGGAAAACCTTTCGAAACCGGTAATTGCCGCAGTTAACGGTTTTGCCTTGGGAGGGGGATTGGAGTTGGCCATGGCCTGTCACTTTAGGGTGGCTAGCCACAACGCAAGAATGGGCCTTCCCGAGGTGTCACTCGGTGTTATTCCAGGGTATGGGGGAACCCAGCGTTTGCCACAACTTATCGGAAAGGGCAGGGCAATGGAACTCATTATGACCGCCAGTATGATCGATGTCGATCGTGCCTTGGGTTACGGATTGGTAAACCATGTCGTTTCTCAAGAACAATTGATCGAGTTCTGCCAAAAGCTGGCGAGCAAGATATCGAATAACTCACCCGTTGCCTTGAGTTATGCAATAAAAGCGGTAAATGCGGGTTTTAAGAACAGTAACGGATATGACGAAGAAATAAAGGCTTTCGGTGCCTGTTTTGGAACCGAGGACTTTAAGGAAGGTACCTCCGCCTTTTTGGAAAAGCGGAAGGCCGATTTTCCTGGAGAGTAG
- a CDS encoding PA0069 family radical SAM protein, producing MKSKSYIKGRGAQQNVPNKFLQNIYETRDDFLEFCRIEGEEADKNKTQYIPIFPKTIVNKVNSPDVGMAYSMNPYQGCEHGCIYCYARNTHEFWGYSAGLDFERKILIKKDAPKLLEAQLRNKRWQARTIVLSGNTDCYQPAEKKFEITRACLKIFLKYRHPVGIITKNALVLRDLDVLKELAKDRLIAVNVSVTSLSEETRRILEPRTTTIKKRLETIRVLSENNIPVNAMLAPIIPGINSHEIMNLAKAVSDNGAKSFGFTVVRLNGAIGEVFTDWIRKTLPDKADKVLHQIEECHGGTLNDSRFGIRSRGEGKIATQIHDLMRLARHTYFKNKSFPPLNHELHEQFKDGQLKLF from the coding sequence TTGAAATCCAAATCCTATATTAAAGGGAGGGGTGCACAACAGAATGTGCCCAATAAATTTCTTCAGAACATTTATGAAACCCGAGATGATTTTCTTGAATTTTGTCGGATAGAAGGAGAAGAAGCCGATAAGAACAAGACCCAATACATTCCTATCTTTCCGAAGACCATAGTCAATAAGGTCAACAGTCCCGATGTGGGAATGGCCTATTCCATGAATCCTTATCAAGGTTGTGAGCATGGTTGTATTTATTGCTATGCCCGAAATACCCATGAGTTTTGGGGGTATAGTGCAGGACTTGATTTTGAACGGAAAATCTTAATTAAGAAGGATGCCCCAAAACTGCTAGAGGCCCAATTGAGAAACAAGCGCTGGCAAGCGAGGACCATTGTACTTTCCGGCAATACGGATTGCTATCAACCCGCAGAGAAAAAGTTTGAAATTACCCGTGCCTGCCTCAAAATCTTCCTGAAATACAGACATCCCGTTGGTATTATTACCAAGAACGCTTTGGTCCTGCGTGACCTAGATGTACTGAAGGAACTGGCGAAAGACCGGTTAATTGCCGTTAATGTTTCGGTCACTTCGTTGTCTGAGGAAACAAGACGCATTCTAGAGCCAAGGACGACCACCATTAAAAAACGCTTGGAGACCATTCGTGTATTATCTGAAAACAACATTCCTGTAAACGCCATGCTGGCGCCGATTATTCCTGGAATCAACAGTCATGAAATCATGAACTTGGCCAAGGCGGTTTCCGACAATGGTGCAAAATCATTCGGTTTTACCGTAGTTCGTTTAAACGGCGCCATAGGTGAGGTCTTTACGGACTGGATCCGTAAAACCTTACCTGATAAAGCTGATAAGGTATTGCATCAAATCGAGGAATGTCACGGGGGCACGTTGAACGATAGTCGTTTCGGAATTCGCAGTCGGGGCGAGGGCAAGATAGCGACGCAAATTCATGATTTGATGCGTTTGGCGCGTCATACGTATTTTAAAAACAAGTCTTTTCCTCCCCTAAACCATGAATTGCACGAGCAATTTAAAGATGGGCAGTTAAAATTGTTTTGA
- a CDS encoding porin family protein: MKKLGFLLTALFALTIGHAQDFGIGVKGGINVASIGGSAYSGLGSLGTKVSFHLGGVAEFSISEKMAVQPELLFSSQGTNWSYGTGDNNLNLDYINLPILGKYYFLEGLSAEAGPLVGFLIATNEDDDDRFNKLDVAFAIGASYKLNDHIFFSLRYNKGIANINGDSYTGGNSQNNVFQLSAGYAF, from the coding sequence ATGAAAAAACTAGGATTCTTATTGACCGCACTTTTCGCTTTGACCATTGGCCATGCCCAAGATTTCGGTATTGGGGTAAAAGGAGGTATTAACGTGGCTTCCATAGGCGGAAGCGCCTATTCGGGCCTAGGTAGTTTGGGTACTAAGGTGAGTTTTCATTTAGGAGGGGTCGCCGAGTTTTCTATATCGGAAAAAATGGCGGTACAACCAGAACTTTTGTTCTCTTCCCAAGGAACGAATTGGAGTTATGGTACTGGAGATAATAACCTGAATTTAGATTATATCAACCTGCCGATTTTAGGGAAGTATTACTTTTTAGAGGGACTTAGTGCCGAAGCTGGGCCATTGGTGGGCTTTTTGATAGCTACAAACGAAGATGACGATGATCGTTTTAATAAGTTGGACGTTGCTTTTGCTATTGGGGCTTCGTACAAACTGAACGACCATATCTTTTTCAGCCTTCGGTACAACAAAGGTATTGCCAACATCAATGGCGATTCGTATACGGGGGGCAATAGCCAGAACAACGTATTTCAGCTTTCGGCCGGTTACGCCTTTTAA